In Thermus sp. LT1-2-5, one DNA window encodes the following:
- a CDS encoding TIM barrel protein → MRLATSPINWNNEDVPEYRPWVPYPQILDEIRVAGYRATEWSRSLAEDPDTLRRDLEARDLEVVGAFVALELKDPYRWEEAWEKALRLARFLQGVGASYLVAADPGDEGRRRLAGAVPRGQEIPPEALRHLARGLEELGRRLGDLGLALVFHPHAGTYVETEGEVYGLLENTAPEWVGLCLDTGHLVYGGTDPVELLRRHGNRVGYVHLKDVDPAVLRETRGKGFREALRRYIFCPLGEGVARVSEVVALLRGLGYAGPVVVEQDTTPEDPTAVARRNRAYVEKLLQQHGGP, encoded by the coding sequence ATGCGCTTGGCCACTTCCCCCATCAACTGGAACAACGAGGATGTGCCCGAGTACCGGCCCTGGGTCCCCTATCCCCAGATCTTGGACGAGATCAGGGTTGCGGGCTACCGGGCCACGGAATGGTCGCGGAGCCTCGCGGAGGATCCGGACACGCTACGACGGGACCTCGAGGCCCGGGACCTAGAAGTGGTGGGGGCCTTTGTGGCCCTGGAGCTCAAGGACCCCTACCGCTGGGAGGAGGCTTGGGAGAAGGCTCTCCGTCTGGCCCGCTTTCTCCAGGGTGTGGGCGCCTCCTACCTGGTGGCGGCGGATCCGGGGGATGAAGGGAGGCGGCGGCTGGCGGGGGCGGTGCCCCGGGGCCAGGAGATCCCTCCGGAGGCCCTGCGCCACTTGGCCCGCGGCCTCGAGGAGCTGGGGCGGCGCCTTGGGGATTTGGGCTTAGCCTTGGTCTTTCACCCCCATGCCGGCACCTACGTGGAAACGGAGGGGGAGGTGTACGGCCTTCTGGAAAACACGGCGCCCGAGTGGGTGGGGTTGTGCCTGGACACGGGCCACCTGGTTTATGGGGGGACCGACCCCGTGGAGCTCCTCCGTCGCCACGGGAACCGAGTGGGCTATGTTCACTTGAAGGACGTGGACCCGGCGGTGCTCCGGGAAACGCGGGGTAAGGGGTTCCGGGAAGCCCTGCGGCGCTACATCTTCTGCCCCCTGGGGGAGGGGGTGGCCCGAGTCTCGGAAGTGGTGGCCCTGCTCCGGGGCTTGGGTTACGCGGGGCCCGTGGTGGTGGAGCAGGATACCACCCCTGAGGACCCTACGGCGGTGGCCCGGAGGAACCGCGCGTACGTGGAAAAGCTGCTACAGCAACATGGCGGCCCTTGA
- a CDS encoding ABC transporter permease — translation MAVFSFFALVAGDQGFLTYQGTVNYLEVAAQLGILAAGVALLMIGGEFDLSVGSMIGAAGMVFALGVQVFNFPVWASILLAFILAVLVGLANAYLVLLTGLPSFIVTLSTLYILRGATIAITREVTNVTRFSGLSEPALGDPLARLFMGEVLGLPVSIWWWFLLTALFSYVLLRTRFGNWIFAAGGDPVAARNAGVPVARVKVALFVLTAVLATLLSLIQVLNTGSADVLRGQTKELEAIAAAVIGGCLLTGGYGSVLGASVGALTLGMVQQGIFFTGVNTDWYLTFLGAMILFSVLLNQYLRRKALEVRR, via the coding sequence GTGGCCGTGTTTTCCTTCTTCGCTCTCGTGGCGGGGGACCAGGGCTTTCTCACCTACCAGGGCACGGTTAACTACCTGGAGGTGGCGGCGCAGCTTGGGATCTTAGCGGCGGGCGTGGCCCTCCTCATGATCGGGGGGGAATTCGACTTGAGCGTGGGCTCCATGATCGGGGCTGCCGGGATGGTCTTTGCCCTCGGAGTCCAGGTGTTTAACTTCCCTGTATGGGCCTCCATTCTTTTGGCCTTTATCCTAGCGGTTTTGGTGGGCCTCGCAAACGCCTATTTGGTCCTCTTGACCGGACTCCCCTCTTTCATCGTTACCCTCTCTACCCTTTACATCCTACGGGGGGCCACCATCGCCATCACCCGGGAGGTGACCAACGTCACCCGCTTCTCCGGGCTCTCCGAGCCCGCCCTGGGGGACCCATTGGCGCGGCTTTTCATGGGCGAGGTCTTGGGTTTGCCCGTGTCCATATGGTGGTGGTTTCTTCTCACGGCGCTGTTTTCCTACGTGCTCCTCCGCACCCGCTTCGGCAACTGGATCTTCGCTGCGGGTGGGGATCCCGTGGCGGCCCGCAACGCCGGGGTGCCGGTGGCCCGGGTCAAAGTGGCCCTCTTCGTTTTGACCGCCGTGCTGGCTACCCTTCTTTCCCTCATTCAGGTGCTTAACACCGGCTCGGCAGACGTCCTCCGCGGGCAAACCAAGGAGCTGGAGGCCATCGCCGCTGCGGTGATCGGGGGGTGCCTCCTCACGGGGGGCTACGGTTCCGTTCTTGGGGCAAGCGTGGGCGCCCTGACTTTGGGGATGGTGCAACAGGGCATCTTTTTCACTGGGGTCAACACCGATTGGTATCTGACCTTTTTGGGGGCCATGATCCTCTTCTCGGTCCTCCTCAACCAGTACCTGCGGCGCAAGGCTCTGGAGGTGAGGCGGTGA
- a CDS encoding sugar ABC transporter substrate-binding protein, which translates to MRRLFGGLLALVLALGFGQAQQLRFIVVTHGQAGDPFWSVVKNGVDQAAKEMGVQVEYRAPTTFDMVRMAQLIDAAVAAKPNGLVVSIPDADALGRSIQAAVRAGIPVISINSGADVFKRFGVLMHVGQEEYIAGKAAGERMRAAGVKTAVCVNHEVGNVGLDQRCKGFSDGLQGRVEILAVKQDFTEARNAIANYLQRNPNVEAVLTLGPVGAEPALQALQQIGRLGRIRFATFDLSSAVLDALEKKQMDFAIDQQQYLQGYLPIVFLTLYNRYGLLPANDVVLTGPGFVTPENAARVKDLTRRGIR; encoded by the coding sequence ATGAGGCGGCTCTTTGGTGGTCTGTTGGCTTTGGTGTTGGCTTTAGGCTTTGGGCAGGCCCAACAACTCCGCTTTATCGTGGTTACCCATGGTCAGGCGGGTGACCCGTTCTGGTCGGTGGTCAAGAACGGGGTTGATCAGGCGGCCAAGGAGATGGGTGTCCAGGTTGAGTACCGGGCCCCAACGACCTTCGATATGGTTCGCATGGCACAGCTTATCGATGCCGCCGTGGCGGCCAAGCCGAATGGTTTGGTTGTTTCGATTCCTGACGCAGATGCCCTGGGCCGTTCCATCCAGGCCGCTGTCCGGGCAGGCATCCCTGTGATTTCCATCAATTCCGGGGCCGACGTGTTCAAGCGCTTTGGCGTCCTCATGCACGTGGGTCAGGAGGAATACATAGCTGGCAAGGCAGCAGGGGAGCGCATGAGGGCTGCGGGTGTGAAGACTGCGGTTTGTGTGAACCACGAAGTGGGTAATGTGGGCCTGGATCAGCGGTGCAAGGGATTCTCGGATGGCCTTCAGGGTAGGGTGGAGATCCTTGCGGTCAAGCAGGACTTTACTGAAGCCCGTAACGCCATCGCCAACTACCTGCAACGGAACCCGAACGTAGAGGCGGTGTTGACCCTCGGCCCGGTAGGCGCGGAGCCGGCTCTTCAGGCTTTGCAACAAATCGGCCGTTTGGGCCGCATCCGCTTTGCTACCTTTGACCTTTCTTCCGCGGTTCTCGACGCCCTGGAGAAGAAGCAAATGGATTTCGCCATCGATCAGCAGCAGTATCTCCAGGGCTATCTGCCCATAGTTTTCCTCACCCTCTACAACCGCTATGGCCTCCTTCCCGCTAACGATGTGGTCCTCACGGGGCCGGGTTTTGTGACTCCCGAGAACGCAGCTCGGGTCAAGGACCTGACGCGGCGCGGCATTCGTTGA
- the iolD gene encoding 3D-(3,5/4)-trihydroxycyclohexane-1,2-dione acylhydrolase (decyclizing), with translation MRLTVAQALVRYLSVQFAERDGVRVRLIRGVFGIFGHGNLPGLGEALLRGEELGLPFYRFQNEQAMVHAAVAYAKHMDRLSTFACTSSIGPGATNMVTGAAAATINRLPVLLLPADYFANRFPDPVLQQLEHPLDFDASVNDVFKPVARFFARVTRPEQLLAVLPQAMRVLTDPVDTGAVVLALPEDVQTEAYDWPEEFFQRRVWRVRRPPAEPEAVVQAAGILRRAERPLIIAGGGVRYSGASGTLARLAERHGIPVAETQAGKGSLPWDHPWNVGPVGVSGGLAANALAERADLILAVGTRLTDFPTASKTLFQNPAVRFVGVNVASWDAHKMGAFALVADAKLALEALDLALGDHLTSPAYREEVASLRQTWMAELDRFRSGDGPLSQAEVIALVNDAFPDAVAINAAGSMPGDLLKLWRAREAKGYHVEYGYSTMGYEIPAGLGVRLADPKREVVVFIGDGSYLMMNSEIVTARAYGLSFLIILVENRGFQSIHGLQRSLGSPEFGNELKDRQGKPFIVDFAAHARALGAEVFEASSREELSRALEEARAREGVRVVVVHVDPEKRLPSYGFWDVPVAEVSSLPEVEEARRRYEEGRKRRRLLV, from the coding sequence ATGAGGTTAACGGTGGCCCAGGCTTTGGTCCGCTACCTGTCGGTGCAGTTTGCCGAGCGGGACGGCGTCCGAGTCCGTCTGATCCGGGGGGTCTTCGGGATTTTCGGCCACGGGAACCTTCCCGGCTTAGGGGAGGCCCTCCTGCGTGGGGAGGAGCTCGGCCTGCCCTTCTACCGGTTCCAAAACGAACAGGCCATGGTCCATGCGGCGGTGGCGTACGCCAAGCACATGGATCGCCTTTCCACCTTCGCTTGCACGTCCTCTATTGGCCCTGGAGCCACCAATATGGTCACGGGCGCGGCGGCGGCCACCATAAATCGGCTTCCCGTATTGCTTTTGCCGGCGGATTACTTTGCCAATCGCTTTCCCGATCCTGTTCTGCAACAGCTAGAGCACCCGCTGGACTTCGACGCGAGCGTGAATGATGTTTTCAAGCCCGTGGCTCGCTTTTTCGCTCGCGTTACCCGCCCTGAACAGCTTCTCGCCGTCTTGCCCCAAGCCATGCGGGTACTTACCGATCCGGTGGACACAGGGGCGGTGGTGTTGGCCCTACCCGAGGATGTACAAACAGAAGCTTACGATTGGCCCGAGGAGTTTTTCCAGAGGAGGGTCTGGCGGGTCAGACGGCCGCCCGCCGAACCCGAAGCGGTGGTGCAGGCGGCGGGGATCCTAAGGCGGGCGGAGCGTCCTCTGATCATCGCCGGGGGCGGGGTGCGGTATAGCGGCGCTTCCGGGACCCTGGCCCGCCTAGCAGAGCGCCACGGGATTCCCGTGGCCGAAACCCAGGCGGGAAAGGGGAGTTTGCCCTGGGACCACCCGTGGAACGTGGGACCCGTAGGGGTGAGCGGCGGCCTGGCCGCCAACGCCTTGGCGGAGCGGGCGGACCTGATCCTTGCCGTGGGCACCCGATTGACGGACTTTCCCACCGCTTCTAAGACGCTTTTCCAGAACCCGGCGGTGCGCTTCGTCGGCGTCAACGTGGCCTCCTGGGATGCCCACAAGATGGGCGCCTTTGCTCTGGTGGCCGATGCCAAACTGGCTTTGGAAGCTTTGGATTTGGCCTTGGGCGACCACCTCACCTCTCCCGCCTACAGGGAAGAGGTGGCGAGCTTGAGGCAAACCTGGATGGCGGAGTTGGACCGCTTCCGCTCAGGGGACGGGCCGCTTTCCCAGGCGGAGGTCATCGCCCTGGTTAACGACGCCTTTCCCGATGCGGTGGCCATCAACGCGGCGGGGAGCATGCCGGGGGACCTGCTCAAGCTCTGGCGGGCCAGGGAGGCCAAGGGCTACCACGTGGAGTACGGCTACTCCACCATGGGGTACGAGATCCCCGCTGGCCTTGGGGTCCGCCTGGCCGATCCCAAGCGGGAAGTGGTGGTTTTCATCGGGGACGGGAGTTACCTCATGATGAACTCGGAGATCGTCACCGCCAGGGCCTACGGGCTGTCCTTCCTGATCATCCTGGTGGAGAACCGAGGGTTCCAGTCCATTCACGGGCTCCAGCGGAGCCTGGGTTCTCCGGAGTTCGGCAACGAGTTAAAGGATCGGCAGGGAAAACCCTTCATTGTGGATTTCGCCGCCCACGCTCGCGCTTTAGGAGCGGAGGTCTTCGAAGCATCGAGCCGCGAGGAGCTGTCCAGGGCCCTGGAGGAAGCCCGCGCCCGTGAGGGGGTACGGGTGGTGGTGGTCCACGTGGACCCCGAGAAGCGCCTTCCCTCGTACGGCTTCTGGGATGTGCCCGTGGCGGAGGTTTCCTCCTTGCCTGAGGTAGAGGAGGCGCGCAGGCGGTACGAGGAGGGACGCAAGCGGCGGAGGCTCCTCGTTTAG
- a CDS encoding 5-deoxy-glucuronate isomerase produces the protein MIRLWGDFKTVRWVDPLGAGWRYLHFGLLEAVGELEGVGEGLELALVPIEGAAWVEAGDLAQTLSRESVFRSLPHVLYLPPGAPFRLLPRGHFLFAVGGAPAEGRYSPRFIPPEEMRRELRGGASALRQVNHILGPELPAERLLLYEVYTPSGRFSGWPPHRHDGLLGSAYMEETYLYRVEPREAFAIHVNYDPEAGLKELFLARDLDLVLVRRGYHPVAAPPGANVYYLNYMAGELREEGRRTPPVDDPVWAWVKGDWAGRPLRLPLEEE, from the coding sequence ATGATCCGGTTATGGGGCGATTTTAAGACGGTGCGCTGGGTGGACCCCCTAGGGGCTGGCTGGCGCTACCTCCACTTCGGTCTCCTCGAGGCGGTGGGGGAGCTGGAGGGGGTAGGGGAAGGGCTGGAACTCGCCCTCGTCCCCATCGAGGGGGCCGCCTGGGTGGAGGCTGGGGATCTGGCCCAGACCCTCTCCCGGGAGAGCGTTTTTCGGAGCCTGCCCCACGTGCTCTACTTGCCCCCCGGCGCGCCCTTCCGCCTCCTGCCCCGGGGGCATTTCCTCTTTGCCGTGGGTGGAGCCCCGGCGGAGGGCCGCTATTCCCCCCGCTTCATCCCGCCAGAGGAGATGCGGCGGGAGCTCAGGGGGGGCGCTTCCGCCCTGAGGCAGGTGAACCACATCTTAGGGCCAGAACTTCCCGCGGAGCGGCTTCTCCTCTACGAGGTCTACACCCCTTCGGGACGCTTCTCCGGCTGGCCCCCCCATCGTCACGATGGCCTCTTGGGCTCTGCGTACATGGAGGAAACCTACCTTTATCGGGTGGAGCCCAGGGAGGCCTTTGCCATCCACGTGAACTATGACCCCGAGGCTGGGCTGAAGGAGCTTTTCCTGGCCCGTGACCTGGACCTTGTCCTCGTGCGGCGGGGCTACCATCCCGTGGCCGCGCCCCCTGGGGCCAACGTCTACTACCTGAACTACATGGCAGGGGAGCTCAGGGAGGAGGGCAGGAGAACACCCCCTGTGGACGACCCGGTCTGGGCTTGGGTAAAAGGGGACTGGGCGGGGAGGCCCCTCAGGCTTCCCCTGGAGGAAGAATGA
- the iolC gene encoding 5-dehydro-2-deoxygluconokinase: MAALDLITFGRLSLDLYALEEGSKVSTQAFGAFIGGNPLNVAVGAARLGMRVALVSAVGEDPVGEFVLGRLAREGVDTRYIFSKPGRRTPAVVLFREGNTYPLTFYREGAADWEISLDDVAQVPVEEARALFLSGTALAREPSRSSAYALAERAQAAGVPVYLDLDLRPDQWHDPRAYGPVLRSLLPRVRVAIGNEKEVAALRPKRVRLVAHQASEPEVEGDLEGAVAEALGMGLEALVVKRGAQGSGVWLAGGTYLEVPGFPVRVLTPLGAGDAFAAGLLWARLGGHSWEEALQVANACGAVVVTRLGCGEFSPTREEVLAFLRERGVHVG, translated from the coding sequence ATGGCGGCCCTTGACCTGATCACCTTTGGCCGGCTTTCCCTTGACCTCTACGCCCTGGAGGAGGGCTCTAAGGTGTCCACGCAAGCCTTCGGCGCCTTCATCGGGGGCAACCCCCTCAACGTGGCGGTGGGTGCGGCGCGCTTGGGCATGAGGGTGGCCCTGGTTAGCGCAGTGGGCGAGGACCCGGTGGGGGAGTTCGTCCTGGGACGGTTGGCGCGGGAAGGGGTGGACACCCGGTACATCTTTTCCAAGCCTGGGCGGCGCACCCCCGCAGTGGTCCTCTTCCGCGAGGGGAACACTTATCCCCTCACCTTTTACCGGGAGGGGGCGGCGGACTGGGAGATCTCCCTGGATGACGTAGCTCAGGTGCCCGTGGAAGAGGCGCGGGCGCTTTTCCTCTCGGGGACAGCCCTGGCCCGGGAGCCCTCCCGCAGCAGCGCCTACGCCTTGGCGGAAAGGGCCCAGGCGGCGGGGGTGCCCGTGTACCTGGACTTGGACCTCCGCCCGGACCAATGGCACGATCCTCGGGCCTACGGGCCGGTTCTCCGGAGCCTTCTCCCCCGGGTGCGTGTGGCCATCGGGAACGAGAAGGAGGTGGCGGCCTTGCGGCCGAAGCGGGTGCGGTTGGTGGCGCACCAAGCCAGCGAGCCGGAGGTGGAGGGCGATCTGGAGGGGGCTGTGGCCGAGGCCTTGGGGATGGGGCTGGAGGCTCTGGTGGTGAAGCGGGGGGCGCAGGGGTCCGGGGTCTGGCTCGCTGGCGGCACGTACCTGGAGGTCCCGGGTTTCCCGGTGCGGGTCCTCACCCCCCTGGGGGCTGGGGATGCCTTCGCGGCGGGCCTCCTCTGGGCTCGGCTTGGGGGCCATTCCTGGGAGGAGGCCTTGCAGGTAGCCAACGCTTGCGGGGCGGTGGTGGTGACCCGGCTAGGGTGCGGGGAGTTCAGCCCCACCCGGGAGGAGGTCCTGGCCTTTTTGCGGGAACGGGGGGTCCATGTGGGTTAA
- the iolG gene encoding inositol 2-dehydrogenase, translated as MKRLGIALLGAGRMGQVHAELLASIPEAAVVAVADPVRENAERGAFLARASRVYLDPLEALEDPGVEGVVIVTPTPTHAPLIREAAQRGKAIFCEKPVALDLASTREALAEVRARGVPFQIGFQRRFDPGYARAKASLEAAELGRVDQFRAVSRDPAPPPLAYLQASGGIVVDMSVHDLDLARFLVGEVEEVLAWGAVRVDPRIGEVGDWDTVTILLRFQGGALGVVENSRQAVYGYDIRTEVFGERGKLVVEAAPKTPLYRYGPGEEVRVDHYHYFTDRFREAYRYELQAFVRGVLEGKPLSPGPEDALETLRLALAATRSLKEGRPVKVAEVE; from the coding sequence ATGAAGCGACTGGGCATAGCCCTTTTAGGCGCGGGCCGGATGGGCCAGGTGCATGCGGAGCTTTTGGCTTCCATTCCGGAGGCGGCCGTGGTGGCCGTGGCAGACCCGGTGCGGGAAAACGCAGAACGGGGCGCCTTCTTGGCCCGGGCCTCCAGGGTATACCTAGACCCCCTGGAGGCCCTGGAAGACCCCGGGGTGGAGGGGGTGGTCATTGTGACCCCCACCCCCACCCACGCCCCCCTGATTCGGGAGGCGGCCCAGCGGGGCAAGGCCATCTTCTGCGAGAAGCCCGTGGCTCTGGATCTGGCTTCCACCCGGGAAGCCTTGGCTGAGGTGAGGGCGCGGGGAGTGCCTTTCCAAATCGGTTTTCAACGCCGCTTTGACCCCGGGTATGCCAGGGCAAAAGCATCCCTGGAGGCGGCGGAGCTGGGCCGGGTGGACCAGTTTCGCGCTGTGAGCCGGGATCCTGCCCCGCCACCCCTGGCCTACCTGCAAGCCTCCGGGGGCATCGTGGTGGACATGAGCGTCCACGACCTGGACCTGGCCCGGTTCCTGGTGGGGGAGGTGGAGGAGGTGCTAGCCTGGGGAGCGGTTCGGGTGGACCCCCGGATTGGCGAGGTGGGGGACTGGGACACGGTGACCATCCTCCTGCGCTTCCAGGGCGGGGCCTTGGGAGTGGTGGAGAACAGCCGCCAGGCGGTCTACGGGTACGACATCCGCACAGAGGTGTTCGGGGAGCGGGGTAAGCTGGTGGTGGAAGCGGCGCCCAAAACGCCGCTGTACCGTTACGGCCCGGGGGAGGAGGTGCGGGTGGACCACTACCATTACTTCACCGACCGCTTCCGGGAGGCGTACCGCTACGAGCTGCAGGCCTTTGTCCGGGGCGTCCTGGAGGGGAAACCCTTGAGCCCGGGCCCCGAGGACGCCTTGGAAACCTTGCGCCTTGCCCTGGCGGCTACGCGGAGCCTCAAGGAGGGGCGGCCCGTGAAGGTGGCGGAGGTGGAATGA
- a CDS encoding CoA-acylating methylmalonate-semialdehyde dehydrogenase, with translation MLKNLIGGDWRVVSRPTLPVLNPATGEVLEEVPLSGPEEVDQAVQAAERAFAHWSQTPLLERVRLMFRFKELLERHLEDLARLVTLHHGKTLEEARGEVRRGIEVVDFALSAPTLLQGRTLREVTGGVDQNLFSYPLGVVAGIPPFNFPVMIPLWMFPIAVVAGNTFVLKPSERTPLGAVRLAELFLEAGFPEGVLNLVHGGKEAAEALATHPGVRAVQFVGSEPVARRIYALAAAHGKRVSAAGGAKNHLVVLPDADLAQAVPAILNSAFGNAGERCLAGSVAVGVGEVGPELLERVVAAARRLKVGPGWEEGVQVGPLIREEHRRRVVGYIQRGLEEGAGLALDGRGVEGPGFFLGPTVLDRVSPRMAVGREEIFGPVLSVAYAKTLEEAIAQANAVPYGNMACIFTQSGKAARAFREGVQAGMVGVNVGVAQPFAFYPFSGWRSSFFGDLHPHGPDAFLFYTQRKVVVERW, from the coding sequence ATGCTCAAGAACCTCATTGGCGGCGATTGGCGGGTGGTTTCCCGCCCCACCCTTCCCGTCCTGAACCCCGCCACGGGGGAGGTGCTGGAGGAGGTTCCCCTCTCGGGCCCCGAGGAGGTGGACCAGGCGGTCCAGGCGGCGGAGCGGGCCTTCGCCCACTGGAGCCAGACACCCCTCCTGGAGCGGGTCCGCCTCATGTTCCGCTTCAAGGAGCTCTTGGAAAGGCACCTTGAGGACCTGGCCCGCCTGGTCACCCTCCACCACGGCAAGACCCTGGAGGAGGCCCGGGGCGAGGTACGGCGGGGCATCGAGGTGGTGGACTTCGCCCTTTCCGCCCCCACCCTCCTCCAGGGGAGGACCCTGCGGGAGGTCACGGGGGGCGTGGACCAGAACCTCTTCTCCTATCCCCTTGGGGTGGTGGCGGGCATCCCCCCCTTCAACTTCCCCGTCATGATCCCCCTCTGGATGTTCCCCATCGCCGTGGTGGCGGGGAACACCTTCGTCCTCAAGCCCTCCGAGCGCACCCCCTTGGGAGCCGTGCGTCTGGCGGAGCTCTTCCTGGAAGCCGGCTTCCCCGAGGGCGTCCTCAACCTGGTCCACGGGGGGAAGGAGGCCGCCGAGGCCCTGGCCACCCATCCCGGGGTGCGGGCGGTGCAGTTTGTGGGCAGCGAGCCCGTGGCCCGCAGGATCTACGCCCTGGCCGCCGCCCACGGCAAGCGGGTCTCCGCCGCCGGGGGGGCCAAAAACCACCTGGTGGTCCTGCCCGACGCCGATCTGGCGCAGGCGGTGCCCGCCATCCTCAACTCCGCCTTCGGCAACGCCGGGGAGCGCTGCCTGGCGGGGAGCGTGGCCGTGGGGGTGGGGGAGGTGGGGCCCGAGCTCCTGGAGCGGGTGGTGGCGGCGGCCCGCAGGCTCAAGGTGGGCCCGGGGTGGGAGGAGGGGGTGCAGGTGGGCCCCCTCATCCGGGAGGAGCACCGCCGGCGGGTGGTGGGCTACATCCAAAGGGGCCTGGAGGAGGGGGCGGGCTTGGCCCTGGACGGACGGGGGGTGGAGGGCCCCGGCTTCTTCCTGGGGCCCACGGTCCTGGACCGGGTTTCCCCCAGGATGGCCGTGGGGCGGGAGGAGATCTTCGGGCCGGTGCTCTCCGTTGCCTACGCCAAGACCCTGGAGGAGGCCATCGCCCAGGCCAACGCCGTGCCCTACGGGAACATGGCCTGCATCTTCACCCAAAGCGGCAAGGCGGCGCGGGCCTTCCGGGAGGGGGTGCAGGCGGGCATGGTGGGGGTGAACGTGGGGGTGGCCCAGCCCTTCGCCTTCTACCCCTTCTCCGGCTGGCGGAGCTCCTTCTTCGGCGACCTCCACCCCCACGGGCCCGATGCCTTCCTCTTCTACACCCAACGAAAGGTGGTGGTGGAAAGGTGGTGA
- a CDS encoding ATP-binding cassette domain-containing protein, with protein MTPLAELREVEKYFGEVAALKRVSFTVLPGEVHCLLGDNGAGKSTLIKILSGVYPPTRGEYLYEGRPVRLSSPREAMALGIATVYQDLALLPLMSVLRNFILGREPVRDRLGQLDLRRAEVEVRESLEALGIELPDLHRPVGTLSGGQRQAVAIARAVYSGAKLVILDEPTSALGVRQAAQVLKIIRRLKERGVGVVFITHNPLHALAVGDRFTVLFQGESLGTFTRGALGREELLQLMAGGQEFLQEVEG; from the coding sequence GTGACGCCCTTGGCGGAGCTGAGAGAGGTGGAGAAGTACTTCGGGGAGGTGGCCGCCCTGAAGAGGGTGTCCTTCACCGTCCTTCCTGGGGAAGTGCACTGCCTTTTGGGGGACAACGGGGCGGGTAAGTCCACCCTGATCAAGATTCTCTCCGGCGTCTACCCTCCTACACGGGGCGAGTACCTCTACGAGGGCCGCCCCGTGCGCCTGAGCTCCCCTCGCGAAGCCATGGCCCTTGGCATCGCTACCGTGTATCAAGACCTCGCCTTGCTCCCCTTGATGAGCGTCTTGCGCAACTTCATCCTTGGGAGGGAACCCGTGCGTGACCGCCTGGGGCAACTGGACCTACGCCGGGCGGAAGTTGAGGTTCGGGAAAGCCTGGAGGCTTTGGGCATCGAGTTGCCGGATCTCCATCGGCCTGTCGGCACCCTGTCCGGAGGGCAGCGGCAAGCGGTGGCCATCGCCCGCGCCGTTTACTCCGGGGCCAAACTGGTCATCCTGGACGAGCCGACCTCCGCCTTAGGGGTGCGGCAGGCAGCTCAGGTGCTGAAGATTATCCGTCGTCTTAAGGAGCGGGGGGTGGGCGTTGTCTTCATCACCCACAATCCCCTGCATGCTCTGGCGGTGGGCGACCGCTTTACCGTCCTCTTCCAAGGGGAAAGTTTGGGCACCTTTACCAGGGGGGCGCTTGGGCGGGAGGAGCTTTTGCAGTTGATGGCGGGCGGTCAGGAATTCCTTCAGGAGGTGGAGGGATGA
- a CDS encoding class II fructose-bisphosphate aldolase, whose protein sequence is MWVKDGRELYRDAYRKGYALPAFNIASLEMARACVRAAEALRAPVVLQTYREEARRVGPGVFVGMVRALAEEARVPVLLHLDHGEGFPEILRALRAGYGSAMWDAGGQDLAGILEGVAAHAPLVHAMEAALEVAAEGFAGEERSRPEEAARLFEVGADVVAVAVGSRHGAESRLDLGLLARIQEAARGPLALHGGSGIHPADLEGAVALGVVKVNVGTALYRVLRAHLGRSWDHHRAFYREVEDALTAVAAEYIRRSRAEGHA, encoded by the coding sequence ATGTGGGTTAAGGACGGTCGCGAGCTCTACCGGGACGCTTACCGTAAGGGGTACGCCCTCCCCGCCTTCAACATCGCCAGCCTGGAGATGGCCCGAGCCTGCGTGCGGGCGGCGGAGGCGTTGAGGGCCCCGGTAGTTTTGCAAACCTACCGGGAGGAGGCGCGCCGGGTGGGCCCGGGGGTTTTCGTGGGGATGGTGCGCGCCCTGGCCGAGGAGGCGCGGGTTCCCGTCCTCCTCCACCTGGACCACGGGGAGGGTTTCCCGGAGATCCTTCGGGCGCTGAGGGCCGGGTACGGTTCGGCCATGTGGGATGCGGGGGGGCAGGACCTCGCCGGGATCCTCGAGGGGGTGGCGGCGCACGCTCCTTTGGTCCACGCCATGGAGGCGGCGCTAGAGGTGGCGGCGGAGGGGTTCGCGGGGGAGGAGAGGAGCCGTCCTGAGGAGGCGGCCCGCCTCTTTGAGGTGGGGGCTGATGTGGTGGCGGTGGCGGTGGGTTCGCGGCACGGGGCGGAAAGCCGCTTGGACCTTGGGCTTTTGGCCCGTATCCAGGAAGCGGCTCGAGGACCTTTGGCCCTTCACGGGGGCAGCGGGATCCACCCCGCAGACCTGGAAGGGGCGGTGGCCCTGGGGGTGGTCAAGGTCAACGTGGGCACAGCCCTTTACCGGGTCCTCCGGGCCCATCTGGGCCGTTCCTGGGACCACCACCGGGCGTTTTACCGTGAAGTGGAGGATGCGCTGACGGCGGTGGCGGCGGAGTACATCCGTAGGAGCAGGGCGGAGGGACACGCATGA